One region of Ptiloglossa arizonensis isolate GNS036 chromosome 8, iyPtiAriz1_principal, whole genome shotgun sequence genomic DNA includes:
- the LOC143150453 gene encoding uncharacterized protein LOC143150453: protein MRLRFERGSLVRAGVASTERSSRIVTKETHDYSRSRCATNNERPERRGEERRGEEWSEVERRVFPFSRLPTLVASLFRFADRKGGFHSSRVMSNSIRLGTTDADVEPIFQSIDTFATVDRSFVDQFPHESNSLI from the coding sequence ATGCGACTCCGTTTCGAGCGTGGCAGTCTGGTGCGTGCAGGTGTAGCTTCGACTGAAAGGAGTAGCCGAATTGTAACAAAGGAGACGCACGACTATTCACGGAGTCGATGCGCCACGAACAACGAGAGACCAgaaaggagaggagaggagaggagaggagaggagtggAGTGAAGTGGAGAGGAGAGTTTTTCCCTTTTCGAGGCTTCCAACGTTGGTTGCTTCGCTCTTTCGTTTCGCAGACAGGAAAGGAGGGTTCCATTCGTCCCGGGTAATGTCTAATTCCATTCGACTCGGAACTACGGATGCCGATGTTGAACCGATTTTTCAAAGCATCGATACTTTTGCAACGGTGGATCGATCTTTCGTCGACCAATTTCCTCACGAATCGAATTCTCTAATATGA